In the Thermomicrobiales bacterium genome, CAGCTGGCGATCCAGCGTCAGCCATGCGTTGCGCGTGCGGTACTTCCCGTCTGGATCGCGGCTGATATAGACGGTTGCGCCGTGTTGGTGGTAGTTGACCAGCCGATTGAGGACCACATAACCTTCGTCGGTGCGACAGATCGAGCTGTTCGCTGGCGCGTAGTTCGGCGCGGAAATCTGGTACGGAATCTCGGTTCGACGCGCGTCGGCGGATGCGATCGGTCGCGTGTAGTACGTCAGGTTGGAGGCCGCCTGATCCTGGGTATGCGAGGGGACATTCCGGCTACGAAGCAACGCGTCGCAGGCGGCGGCCCCGCGATCGTGCTCGCCCGTGTAGTAGGCGGAGATCGAGATCTCCTCGGTCGGACCGCGATCGTAGGCCGCGCCATCGAGGAACAGCGTGTCCTGTTCCGGGAATGGGATGGAAAGGGCCCGCTCCGCCGCCAGCATCGCGATCTGCGACGCGCCGCGGATTCGCGCTGCGCGGGCGAGCTGGTAGAGCGGCTCGGCCCGCGATGGCCGCCTTTGCCAGGCGTTGAGCAGGCCGGCAACTGCCCGATCCCACTCCGCGAGCTCAAGCGCACAGAGGCCGGCACGAAACGCCGCGTACCATCCCTCCTCTTCCCACCCGTCCATCCCGGCGCGGCGCTCGTAGAGCGCGCGAGCATCGGCATATCGATGGCTGTCGAAATACGACTGGGCGAGATAGAAGACGGTGCGCGGGTTGTCTGGTTCGGCATCCAGATCAGCCTCGAGGAGTCTGATGTCGCGCTCTGTCTTGTCCGCCTTGGAGCCGCCGTCACCGATGTCCTGGATCCAGGCAGTGTCGAGACGGATCGACCGAGCGCTGCCGGTAGCGGACCAATACTCGTGTGTCGCTCCGACGCTTCGCCACGGAAGCGCGAGCTTTGCGAGGCGCAGGTTGTCGTACTGAAACGCGTCGTTGCCCTGGCGAATCCTGAACGCATCGGCGGTCAGCGCCTCGCGCGCGAAGCTCGGAGTCAGATGAAGCACCATGTCCGCGTCCAGGAAGAGCGCGTAGGAGCGCTCCAGTTCCCAACCAAGCTCCTCGGCGAATGCCCTTGTCTCCGAAAACGACCGGCTGCGATTGACGCCGAAATTCACCCACTCGTGACTGCAAAGCCGCAGCGGCTTGCCGGCCCGCGCCAGTGCCTGTTCGGCGATGGCTGGTGTGTCATCGGTCGAACCGGTGTCGCAGATACAGGCAGCGTCAATCAGGGGCAGCGCGGCATCGAGGCATCGTTGGAGAATCCTTGCCTCGTTCCTGACGATCATGCAGAGGACAATCCGAACCGTCGAGCTACTTCCCGTCATTGCCAACCAGTCTCGATTCAGTCTGTCGCACAACAAGCCGAGCCGGAGCCCAGAAACGTCTGGACTCCGACCCGGTCGATCCTGTCATGCCATCACGGCCGATATCACAGCTTGCAATTACACCTGTGTCGAACCATCCACGTTCGGGCGCATCAGGGGCCTATGGACCGTACGGCCCGGTGTCGCCGGTTGGGCCGGTGTCACCGGCCGGGCCGGTCTCGCCAGCCGGGCCAGTGTCGCCGGTTTGTCCAGTGTCGCCGGTCGGGCCAGTGTCACCCGTTTGGCCGGTCTCGCCCGTTTGGCCGGTCTCGCCCGTTTGGCCAGTGTCACCGGTCGGGCCAGTGTCGCCCATTTGGCCAGTGTCGCCGGTAGGCCCTGTCTCACCTGTTAATCCGAGGTCGCCGGTCGGGCCAATCGGGCCGGTGACCCCGGTTGGACCGGTCGGACCGGTGTAACCAGTCGGACCAATCGGACCGGTGACCCCGGTTGGACCGGTCGGGCCGGTGACTCCGGTCGGGCCAGTCGGGCCGGTGTAGCCTGTTGGACCAATCGGGCCGGTGACTCCGGTTGGGCCAGTCGGGCCGGTGTAGCCTGTTGGACCAATCGGGCCGGTGACCCCGG is a window encoding:
- a CDS encoding glycosyltransferase yields the protein MTGSSSTVRIVLCMIVRNEARILQRCLDAALPLIDAACICDTGSTDDTPAIAEQALARAGKPLRLCSHEWVNFGVNRSRSFSETRAFAEELGWELERSYALFLDADMVLHLTPSFAREALTADAFRIRQGNDAFQYDNLRLAKLALPWRSVGATHEYWSATGSARSIRLDTAWIQDIGDGGSKADKTERDIRLLEADLDAEPDNPRTVFYLAQSYFDSHRYADARALYERRAGMDGWEEEGWYAAFRAGLCALELAEWDRAVAGLLNAWQRRPSRAEPLYQLARAARIRGASQIAMLAAERALSIPFPEQDTLFLDGAAYDRGPTEEISISAYYTGEHDRGAAACDALLRSRNVPSHTQDQAASNLTYYTRPIASADARRTEIPYQISAPNYAPANSSICRTDEGYVVLNRLVNYHQHGATVYISRDPDGKYRTRNAWLTLDRQLSTASAAVVDDSIVDERVTVPQADAFVVGIEDIRLIQWRGEWWFSGGSSQFDPYHLPRVVIGRIDPNGPRIDHLVPLEFAGRQPVEKNWVPFIHDGRLLLLYSSDPTLVLEPDPENGQCRVVHQAPATVDLSLFRGSSQLIPVGGRYLYTIHEVAIVGGHRVYLHRFVEMDSSFVITRVSRAFNLTQVGVEYTCGMCLSHDEQSVILSCNWEERESWLVPVPRSAVDAMLLPIDELATIRAERVTLPHFIGGIAQPGG